AGCGTCTTGACTTTTTTGGTTCTTTTTGTGTCAAGACAAAAAGAACAGAACCTGAGCAATGAAACAACTTCACTAAGCAATCCGAGCTAGTACAGCAACTATGCGAACGAATATAATTTGCAAGACACGGAAGTAAATCCGCGCCATAGTAGTATTGTGCGCAAACCAATATCAAACTTAGCTAACGCAATTACTCATCTCCGTACAGTACACATTCTAATTTTCTACACAGTAAATCTGCCAAGGCACTACTTTCCAAACTTAATTTATTTAAAACCTTTTTAGCATAAATACCATGTAACTTCCACTTCTTAACTAATGCTTTGGAAAAACCTGGCAGCTAGTAAGTCGTTAATAGTAGAGTGAAACAGAAACTTAAAAATATTTAATTTTTTGTTAACGGATTAATACGTTTTACCCGCTCTTATTACCTAATATTGCTATCCGCTAAAAATTTAAAAAATGGAAGTTAATAGCTCATTTTGGATTGGATTTAATGTTTTTGTGCTCGTGATGTTAGCCCTGGATTTAGGGATATTTAACCGCAAAGCGCATGTAATTACTATAAAAGAAGCCTTAACCTGGTCGGCTGTTTGGATTTGTTTGGCCTTGATATTTAACAGCCTGATTTATTACTGGTTCGGCGAGCCCAAAGCAATTGAATTTTTAACTGGTTACGTGATCGAAAAATCGCTGAGCGTCGATAATATTTTTGTTTTTGTTTTGGTGTTCAGTTATTTCCAAATACCCGCTATTTATCAGCATAAAATTTTATTCTGGGGTATTCTGGGGGCTTTAATCATGCGCGTGATTTTTATATTTGCCGGCGTAGCCTTAATCGAACGGTTTCATTGGACAATTTATATTTTTGGCGTTTTCCTGATTTATACCGGTTACAAAATGTTTACCGAACAGGATAAAAAAATGGAACCGGAGAAAAATCCGGTAATTAAATTTTTCCGGAAAATAATGCCGGTTACCAACCAATTAGAGGGTGACAAATTTTTTGTAAAGCAAGGTGGCAAAGTTATGGCAACGCCGCTCTTTTTGGTTCTTATTCTTATCGAAACCACCGACCTTATTTTTGCGGTAGATAGCATCCCGGCCATTTTGGCCATTACCCAAGACCAGTTTATTGTGTATACATCCAACGTTTTTGCCATTTTGGGCCTTCGGTCGCTTTACTTTGCTTTGGCGCACGTGGTTCACCGCTTTGTTTATCTGTCTACGGGGTTAGCTGTAATTTTGGTATTTGTAGGTCTAAAAATGGTTTTGGTAGACGTAGTAAAGGTGCCCACTTTTATATCTTTAATTGTTATCGGGCTTATAATTACAGTAAGTGTCGTGTTTTCTTTACTTAAAACAGATAACTCGGAAGAGATAAAAGGAAGTAAATAATTTTAAACTTCCCTTCTATTTAGGCCACAACGATTTTTTGATAAATTAATTTGCCCCGATTAAAAAACTGGCTATTCTTTAATCCGGTTCCTGCCAGTTGGGGCAATTACATGTTTAGTTGTTAGTGGCGTATAACCTTTATTTTTAAAAAACGATCAGCATGAATTTACAAACGCCCTTATTATTAGCGGTGCTTTTGCTACTGGCTGTTCAGGCTTTTGGCCAAAAAAAGTACGAAAAAGAATACCGCTTAAAACAAAATAAAGTACCGGCAGAAGCTAAGAAGTTTGTGGAAGCGCTTTCTTTTTCGGGAAGAGTAAAATGGTACCGGGAAGAAAGTTTAAATGGCAATACCATTGAAGCCAAGGTAACCCATAATCAAAAAAAACACAGTCTGGAATTTGATACCCAAGGCAATCTGCAAGATGTGGAAGTGCAAATCAACTGGTCAGAAATTCCGGAAGAAACGCAAAAAAATATTTCGAAGAACCTGAGTGCTGCATACACCAATTATAAAATTAATAAAATACAGGTTCAATACACCGGGCAAACTTCCACGTTATTGGCTTTACTAAAGAACCAGGAAACAACTAAGGAGTATGCTACCAAATACGAAATAGTGGTAAAAGGTAGCAAAGGCAGGCAAGTAAAGTTGTACGAGATCACCTTCTCGCAAACTGGTGAAATGGTAGCTACTGCAGAAATAATTTTCAGAAACATTGACAATCTTGCATTTTAGATTAACCGCAACTTTACTTGTAAGCTTTGTCTTGCTTTGTTCCTTAAAAAGCCAAGCACAAATCGGTACTTTGCCGGCTATTAATATTAATAAAGGTTTAAAAAAAGATTGGAGTTTAAACTTTAAATGGGAATCGCGGCAAGCAAAGTTACCCGACGATCTTGAGAATGGAGAAGGTTCCCGTTTTAAGTACGTTTTATCTGATTTTTCTCTGACTCTTTCTAAAAAAGTAGGTTTAAATAACTCTCTGGCGGCCGGCTACTTAATGCGAATCGAAGATAACAGATTTATACAGAGGGCTACGCAGCAGTTTACTATAGTAAAAGGCTATAGCTTTTTTCGCCTCGCGCATCGATTTACCACCGATCAAACCTTTGACCCGGAAAGCCCCACGGAATACCGCATCCGATACCGGATAACTCCCGAATTTCCATTGAGCGGACAATCAATAGATCCCAAAGAGTTTTATTTTAAATTTAATAACGAGTATTTAAATTCATTTCAAGGCAAAAGCTATGACCTGGAACTGCGATTTATTCCGTTGCTGGGCTACGAGTTTACCGATACCAGTAAATTAGAATTTGGTTTAGATTATCGCGTAAATTCGTTTTTAAACAACGCTACCAATCAGCATTATTGGATTAACTTAAGCTGGTATCTAAAAATATGAGTACCTAGTAATTTGATTAGCAATTGGAAATAAAAAAATAAGCCGGAAACTTAGGAGGCTTCCGGCTTATTTATATAGGCATAAATAAATGTAACTTAAAACAAGAACGCCTACCAAGCAGCTTAATTTACACGCATTCTAAATACAATTTATCTAAGAGAACCACCTGTTATTACCTGCTGCTTGGTAAAAAAGCAAATTTTTAAAATTACTGCCACCCACCGCCTAAAGCCCGGTACACATCTACGGTAGATTGGAACATGGCCCGCTGGTTTTGGTTTAATTCCAGTTCAGCGGCTAACACGCCTTTTTGGGCCGTAATAATTTCCAGGTAGGTAGCGTAACCGCCCGCAAAAAGGGCGTTAGCCGAGTTTACGGCATTTTGTAGGGTCTGCACTTCCTGGTTTTTGATTTCCGCTACTTTTTTAAAATTTTCGATAGCTGATAGGCCCGTAGCTACTTCCTGGTAACCAATCAAAATAGCTTTCTGGTAATTGTAAAAAGCTTCTTTGCTAGCCGCCGTCGAAAATTTTAGTCGCGATTTTAATTGGTTCTGGTTTAAAAGCGGCACTGTTAATCCACCCAGAACCCCATAGGCCAGCGAAGCCGGCGTATTTAAAAGCAACGAAGCTTTAAAAGCGTTTAATCCTAAGTGTGGCGAAATAGTTAAGGACGGCAGAAACGCTGCCCGGGCAGCCCCAACATCCAACTTTGCGGCTACTAACTCCAGCTCGGCTTGTTTTACATCGGGGCGCAAGGCCAATAACTGCGCGGGTATGCCCGCCTGAATGGTAGCTGGTAGTTGCTGTTGCTGAATGGGATTGCCCCGGGTAATGGGTTGCGGAAAACGGCCGAGTAATTGATTTAATAAATTTTCGGTGGCTACAATTTGCTGTTGCTTTTCGGCTTGCAGGCTGGTGGTGTTCAGGAGCTGGGCTTGGGATTGCTGCACCGCTAATTCGGTAGCCCGTCCCCCAGTTTTCTGGGCATCCATTAACTCCACGGCTAACTTTTGCAACTGAATGTTCTTTTCCAGGATGGCCAGTTCACTATCCAGCGCCAATAACTCGTAATACAATTTAGCTACTTCGGCAATTAAAGACGTTTGTACTAATTGCCGGCCTTTTTCGGAGGCTAAAAAGCGGGCGTAAGCGGCTTTGCGGGTTTTTCGTAGTTTCCCCCATAAATCAATTTCCCAAAAACTCCGGAAACCTAAAAAGTAATCCGGAACGGCTTTTTGCGGGATGCGCTGCTTCTCATCAATATTCGGCGAAAAGTTGGTGTCGTAATTACCTACCCCATCGATGGTGTAATCGCCAAACTTGGTAGTTCCGGCCGAGGCCACGCCTTGAATGCCCGGTAACAAAGCGCCTTTGGCCAACAGTACATTCGACCGTACCATATCTACGCGTTGTGCGGCGGCTAACAAATCGGGGTTATTGCGCAGGGCCGTATCAATTAAACTTACCAGGTTAGGGTCGGTAAAAAAGCTGCGCCAGGCCATTTGCCCAAGGCTGCTGGTATCGGAAGTGGCGCCAAAAGAAGCAGGCAGCGTTTTACCTTTCGGCAAAACCAGTGGGTCCGTTGCTTTACAAGCCCCTAAAAAGGCCAGTAAAAAAAGAAATAAAGAGATTTTATATAAGGAATTTCTGAAATACATGAATTGAAATTTTAAAATGAAAGAAACCGCAGGCATTTTTCAGCTTAATCTGAAGCAAGAAGAATTTTAAAAAATTAGTAGCCCAATGCGCCGGCGGATGCATCCATCCGCCGGACTTTATTCATCGGGATTTTACTAAAATTTTAAAAAATCAGGATTAAGCGGTTTCCAGGGCTTTAGATTTTTTGGCGATTTTTAAAGTTTTTACTTTTTTACCTTCCGATAATTTGGCGAACAGTACGTACAAGCCCGGAATTAAAATAACCCCGAAAATAGTACCTACCAGCATACCGCCCGCTGCCGTTGTGCCGATGGAACGGTTCCCCATAGCACCTGCACCACTGGCAATACACAACGGAATTAAACCCGCGATAAAGGCAAAAGAAGTCATTAGAATAGGTCGCAAGCGGGAAACTGCCCCCTCAACTGCCGCTTTTAAAATAGTTAAACCTTCTTTTCGGCGCTGAATGGCAAACTCCACAATCAGAATGGCATTTTTACCCAGCAACCCAATAAGCATTACCAGGGCCACCTGGGCATAAATGTTATTTTGCAAGCCCATGAGCTGTAAAAACAGGAAAGCGCCGAAAATACCGGTTGGTAGAGATAAAATTACCGGCAAAGGCAACAAGAAACTTTCGTACTGGGCAGCCAGCAACAAATACACAAAAAGTAAACTGATGAGGAAGATGTACACCGCCTGGTTACCCGATAAAATTTCTTCGCGGGTCATCCCGGACCATTCAAAAGTATAGCCGCGGGGTAAGGTTTCTTTGGCTACCCGTTCAATCGCCTGAATGGCGTCACCGCTGCTGTAACCCGGTGCTGCCGTGCCGTTAATCATGGCCGAGGTGTACATGTTATAGCGGGTAAGTTGCTCCGGTCCGTACACTCGCTCCAGGGTAATAAAAGTAGAGAATGGCACCATTTCGCCCTGATTATTTTTTACGAATAATTTTAAAACATCTTCCGGGGTAGAACGATAATCCGGTGGCGCCTGCACCATTACTTTGTACATCTGCCCGAACCGGATAAAGTTGGAAGCATAGTAACTACCTAGTAAAGTTTGCAGCGTACTCATGGCATTATCAATAGTCACGCCTTTTTTAGCCGCCATGTCTTGGTCCACGTGAATCATGTACTGCGGGAAATTTGGGTCGAAGTTTGTGAAAGCGCTGTTGATCTCGGGCGTTTTTTGCATCGCCTGAATAAACTTGTTCGTCACATCCGCAGTACCTTGCAGTTCCTCACTTTTTTTCCGGTCTAACAAGCGTAACTCAAAACCGCTGGAGTTACCAAAACCGGGCACAGTAGGCGGCGGGAAAAACTCAATGCTGGCGTCTTTTAAATTTTTGGTTTTTTCTTCCAGTACCGCAATAATATCATCCACTGATTCTTCCCGGTTTTCCCAGGCTTTCAGGTTAATCATGCCCATGCCGTAAGAAGCGCCGGCTGCATCGGTTAACAAGCTAAAACCGGCCAACGTCGAAACGGATTCTACTGCCTTGATGCCCTTAGTTGCTTCCTGAATTTTGTCGAGCACGTATTCGGTCCGTTCCACGGTAGCTCCGGCCGGAGTAGTCACGTTCACGTAAATCATGCCCTGGTCTTCCGTCGGGATAAAACCCGTTGGTAACACTTTGGTTAAGGCCCAGGAACCCACGCAGAATACCAGGAACAAACCAATGGTCACCATCCGGCGACCTGCCAGCTTGCGCACGTAACTTTTGTAAGAACCCTCCATGGCGTTATAGCCGCGATTGAATTTATTAAAGAAGCGGTTGATGAAGTTGTTCTTTTTAGTGCCGTGGCTGGGTTTCAGCATGAGGGCGCACAAAGCCGGCGTAAGCGTAAGGGCATTTACCCCCGAAATAACAATCGCAATGGCCAGGGTTAACGAGAACTGCCGGTAAAAAATACCTACCGGACCGGACATAAAAGATACCGGTACAAACACTGCTGACATTACTAGGGTAATAGCCACAATCGCCCCGCTGATTTCGCCCATGGCTTCGAGGGTTGCTTGCCGGGCCGGCATGTGTTTTTCGTGCATTTTAGCGTGCACCGCTTCTACTACCACAATGGCATTATCCACCACAATCCCAATGGCCAATACTAAGGCAAATAAAGTAAGCAGGTTTACGGAGAACCCGAATAGCTGCATAAAAAAGAACGTTCCTATCAAAGAAACGGGCACCGCTAAAGCCGGAATAAGCGTCGAGCGAAAATCCTGGAGGAAAATATACACGATAATAAAAACCAGAATAAAAGCTTCAATTAAAGTCCGGATTACTTCGCTCATGGAAGCATCTAAAAAGCGCGACACATCATAAGCAATGTTATAGGTCATTTTGGGCGGGAACGAACTTTCTTTTAATTCGGCCATGCGCGATTTTACGTTGGCAATTACTTCGCGGGCATTCGAACCCGGCCGTTGCTTAATCATAATGGAAGCGGAAGGACGGCCATCGGTTTTAGAAACCATGCCGTAGCTTAAAGAACCAAATTCTACTTCGGCTATATCTTTCAGGCGCAGCACCGAACCAGAACCATCGTCGTTGGAGCGGATTACAATATCTTCGTATTGCTTCGGTTCGAAGAATTTACCGGTATATTTTAAAACGTATTGCAACATCTGGTGCGAATCGCCGGCGCTTTCGCCCGCTTTACCGGGTGCCGCTTCTACGTTCTGCGCCCGAATGGCATTAATTACTTCGTCCGTAGAAACCTGGTAAGCTGCTAAGCGGTCCGGTTTCAGCCAGACCCGCATGGAGTATTCGCGCTGGCCCATAATCTCGCAGAAACCAACGCCATCAATCCGTTTTAATTCTTGTAATACGTTGATGTCGGCAAAATTGTAAACAAACTGTTCGCCGGCACTCGGGTCTTCGCTCATCAGGTTTAAGTAAAGCAGCATGCTGTTTACTTCTTTTTCGGTGGTTACCCCGGCTTTTATTACTTCTTCGGGTAGTTCATCCAGAATGGTAGTTACGCGGTTTTGCACGTTTACGGCCGCTAAATCCGGGTCGGTGCCTACTTCAAAAAACACCTGGATTAAGGTAATGCCGTTGTTACTCGACACCGACGACATATAGGTCATGCCGGGAACGCCGTTAATGGCGCGTTCCAGGGGCGTAGCTACGGCTTTGGTACATACTTCGGCGTTGGCCCCGGTATATTTAGCCGTAACCGTTACCGAAGGCGGCACAATATCGGGGAACTGCGTAACGGGCAGGTTAAAGAGCGCCAAAGCGCCCAACATGGTTATAAATAGCGATATTACCAGTGATAACACCGGTCGCTCTATAAATATCTTAAACATTTTGAGTTTACTTAAAAGGGTATCTATCCGCCGGAATTATTCCGGCAGTTGCTGCTATTTTCGACTTTGTTGGTTTATAAACTTTGGTTCTGGGCCGTTAACAAGCTATCCATCGGAATATAAACCGGCTTAATGGTTAAGCCATCGCGTAGTTCCTGTACACCTTCGTATACCACCTTGTCGCCGGGTTGCAGGCCAGAGTCTACGATGTAGAAGTGCGATAAGCGCGCCCGGGGTTTAAAATTTTTAATTTTCAAGGTGTTGTTCTGGTCTACCACATACACAAAATTCTGATCCTGAATTTCGAACGCGGCTTTTTGCGGAATCAGGAGGGCTTCTTCTACCTCGTTGGTCAGGCGCACACGACCGGTAGAGCCGTGTTTTAACAGTTGTTTTGGATTTGGAAACTTAGCCCGGAAAGCAATAGCACCGGTATTGGCTTCAATAACTCCTTCTACGGTTTCTATTTTACCTTTTTGCGCATACCGGGTGCCATCGGCCAGTACCAAATCTACTACCTCGCTGCTGGTGCTGGTGCCTTGCTGTTGCGCTTTAATATGATGCAAATATTCTTTTTCTGAAACGTTAAAATACACGTACACCGAACCTAAATCGGATAAGGTAGTAAGCAGGGCTCCTTCATCTACTAAGCTTCCTACTTTTAAAGGAATGCGGTCGATGATGCCGGTAAACGGAGCTTTGATAAAGGTATAGGAAAGTTTGGTAGCCGCATTGGCCTGAGCCGATTTAGCTTCTTCGATGCCGGCTTTGGCGGCGTTAA
The sequence above is a segment of the Adhaeribacter swui genome. Coding sequences within it:
- a CDS encoding DUF2490 domain-containing protein — protein: MHFRLTATLLVSFVLLCSLKSQAQIGTLPAININKGLKKDWSLNFKWESRQAKLPDDLENGEGSRFKYVLSDFSLTLSKKVGLNNSLAAGYLMRIEDNRFIQRATQQFTIVKGYSFFRLAHRFTTDQTFDPESPTEYRIRYRITPEFPLSGQSIDPKEFYFKFNNEYLNSFQGKSYDLELRFIPLLGYEFTDTSKLEFGLDYRVNSFLNNATNQHYWINLSWYLKI
- a CDS encoding TerC family protein yields the protein MEVNSSFWIGFNVFVLVMLALDLGIFNRKAHVITIKEALTWSAVWICLALIFNSLIYYWFGEPKAIEFLTGYVIEKSLSVDNIFVFVLVFSYFQIPAIYQHKILFWGILGALIMRVIFIFAGVALIERFHWTIYIFGVFLIYTGYKMFTEQDKKMEPEKNPVIKFFRKIMPVTNQLEGDKFFVKQGGKVMATPLFLVLILIETTDLIFAVDSIPAILAITQDQFIVYTSNVFAILGLRSLYFALAHVVHRFVYLSTGLAVILVFVGLKMVLVDVVKVPTFISLIVIGLIITVSVVFSLLKTDNSEEIKGSK
- a CDS encoding efflux RND transporter periplasmic adaptor subunit; translated protein: MLTIKKVLNLLYLFVFGLLISGCTAQGEVEKKNPEIPTLPVTQVITKDTVLHHDYVADIQAQRHVEIRARVKGFLDNIYVDEGQQVKKGQPLFRISSEEYEAELARTKANLNSAIAAAKGAQLEVDRVKTLVEKRVVTKSELEVAQAKLNAAKAGIEEAKSAQANAATKLSYTFIKAPFTGIIDRIPLKVGSLVDEGALLTTLSDLGSVYVYFNVSEKEYLHHIKAQQQGTSTSSEVVDLVLADGTRYAQKGKIETVEGVIEANTGAIAFRAKFPNPKQLLKHGSTGRVRLTNEVEEALLIPQKAAFEIQDQNFVYVVDQNNTLKIKNFKPRARLSHFYIVDSGLQPGDKVVYEGVQELRDGLTIKPVYIPMDSLLTAQNQSL
- a CDS encoding efflux RND transporter permease subunit, translating into MFKIFIERPVLSLVISLFITMLGALALFNLPVTQFPDIVPPSVTVTAKYTGANAEVCTKAVATPLERAINGVPGMTYMSSVSSNNGITLIQVFFEVGTDPDLAAVNVQNRVTTILDELPEEVIKAGVTTEKEVNSMLLYLNLMSEDPSAGEQFVYNFADINVLQELKRIDGVGFCEIMGQREYSMRVWLKPDRLAAYQVSTDEVINAIRAQNVEAAPGKAGESAGDSHQMLQYVLKYTGKFFEPKQYEDIVIRSNDDGSGSVLRLKDIAEVEFGSLSYGMVSKTDGRPSASIMIKQRPGSNAREVIANVKSRMAELKESSFPPKMTYNIAYDVSRFLDASMSEVIRTLIEAFILVFIIVYIFLQDFRSTLIPALAVPVSLIGTFFFMQLFGFSVNLLTLFALVLAIGIVVDNAIVVVEAVHAKMHEKHMPARQATLEAMGEISGAIVAITLVMSAVFVPVSFMSGPVGIFYRQFSLTLAIAIVISGVNALTLTPALCALMLKPSHGTKKNNFINRFFNKFNRGYNAMEGSYKSYVRKLAGRRMVTIGLFLVFCVGSWALTKVLPTGFIPTEDQGMIYVNVTTPAGATVERTEYVLDKIQEATKGIKAVESVSTLAGFSLLTDAAGASYGMGMINLKAWENREESVDDIIAVLEEKTKNLKDASIEFFPPPTVPGFGNSSGFELRLLDRKKSEELQGTADVTNKFIQAMQKTPEINSAFTNFDPNFPQYMIHVDQDMAAKKGVTIDNAMSTLQTLLGSYYASNFIRFGQMYKVMVQAPPDYRSTPEDVLKLFVKNNQGEMVPFSTFITLERVYGPEQLTRYNMYTSAMINGTAAPGYSSGDAIQAIERVAKETLPRGYTFEWSGMTREEILSGNQAVYIFLISLLFVYLLLAAQYESFLLPLPVILSLPTGIFGAFLFLQLMGLQNNIYAQVALVMLIGLLGKNAILIVEFAIQRRKEGLTILKAAVEGAVSRLRPILMTSFAFIAGLIPLCIASGAGAMGNRSIGTTAAGGMLVGTIFGVILIPGLYVLFAKLSEGKKVKTLKIAKKSKALETA
- a CDS encoding TolC family protein: MYFRNSLYKISLFLFLLAFLGACKATDPLVLPKGKTLPASFGATSDTSSLGQMAWRSFFTDPNLVSLIDTALRNNPDLLAAAQRVDMVRSNVLLAKGALLPGIQGVASAGTTKFGDYTIDGVGNYDTNFSPNIDEKQRIPQKAVPDYFLGFRSFWEIDLWGKLRKTRKAAYARFLASEKGRQLVQTSLIAEVAKLYYELLALDSELAILEKNIQLQKLAVELMDAQKTGGRATELAVQQSQAQLLNTTSLQAEKQQQIVATENLLNQLLGRFPQPITRGNPIQQQQLPATIQAGIPAQLLALRPDVKQAELELVAAKLDVGAARAAFLPSLTISPHLGLNAFKASLLLNTPASLAYGVLGGLTVPLLNQNQLKSRLKFSTAASKEAFYNYQKAILIGYQEVATGLSAIENFKKVAEIKNQEVQTLQNAVNSANALFAGGYATYLEIITAQKGVLAAELELNQNQRAMFQSTVDVYRALGGGWQ